In Ovis aries strain OAR_USU_Benz2616 breed Rambouillet chromosome 14, ARS-UI_Ramb_v3.0, whole genome shotgun sequence, a single genomic region encodes these proteins:
- the LOC101109035 gene encoding 5-hydroxyisourate hydrolase-like isoform X4: MEPGSSPLTTHVLDTASGLPAQGLYLRLSRLEDCGQQWTELKKSCTDRDGRCPGLLPPGQMKAGTYKLSFDTEGYWQKRGQESFYPYVEVVFTITNETHKFHVPLLLSPWSYTTYRGS, encoded by the exons ATGGAGCCAGGCAGCAGCCCGCTGACCACACATGTGCTGGACACTGCCTCAGGGCTCCCGGCCCAAGGCCTCTACCTCCGTCTGTCCAGGCTCGAGGACTGTGGCCAACAGTGGACCGAGCTGAAGAAAAG TTGCACAGATCGTGACGGCCGCTGCCCTGGGCTCCTACCTCCAGGCCAGATGAAGGCAGGCACCTACAAGCTGTCCTTTGACACCGAGGGCTACTGGCAGAAGAGGGGCCAGGAAAGCTTCTACCCATACGTGGAG GTCGTTTTCACCATCACAAATGAGACCCACAAGTTCCACGTGCCACTGCTGCTGAGCCCGTGGTCTTACACCACATACCGAGGGAGCTAG
- the LOC101109035 gene encoding 5-hydroxyisourate hydrolase-like isoform X2, producing MSSGAAQRLQTLQRHVGFQEGRGMEPGSSPLTTHVLDTASGLPAQGLYLRLSRLEDCGQQWTELKKSCTDRDGRCPGLLPPGQMKAGTYKLSFDTEGYWQKRGQESFYPYVEVVFTITNETHKFHVPLLLSPWSYTTYRGS from the exons ATGAGCTCTGGGGCCGCCCAGAGGCTGCAGACACTCCAGCGACACGTGGGCTTCCAGGAG GGCAGAGGCATGGAGCCAGGCAGCAGCCCGCTGACCACACATGTGCTGGACACTGCCTCAGGGCTCCCGGCCCAAGGCCTCTACCTCCGTCTGTCCAGGCTCGAGGACTGTGGCCAACAGTGGACCGAGCTGAAGAAAAG TTGCACAGATCGTGACGGCCGCTGCCCTGGGCTCCTACCTCCAGGCCAGATGAAGGCAGGCACCTACAAGCTGTCCTTTGACACCGAGGGCTACTGGCAGAAGAGGGGCCAGGAAAGCTTCTACCCATACGTGGAG GTCGTTTTCACCATCACAAATGAGACCCACAAGTTCCACGTGCCACTGCTGCTGAGCCCGTGGTCTTACACCACATACCGAGGGAGCTAG
- the LOC101109035 gene encoding 5-hydroxyisourate hydrolase-like isoform X1, whose protein sequence is MKWGGREGSFPSLLWGSLRTVRGHSPGPGHCPAAEPPRPCSPRSESGHWPHRPRRPRQGPLCSNPLLPSCTDRDGRCPGLLPPGQMKAGTYKLSFDTEGYWQKRGQESFYPYVEVVFTITNETHKFHVPLLLSPWSYTTYRGS, encoded by the exons ATGAAGTGGGGGGGAAGGGAAggttctttcccttctcttctctggggTTCCCTAAGGACAGTGAGGGGACATAGCCCTGGTCCTGGACACTGCCCTGCTGCAGAGCCACCCAGGCCCTGCTCACCTAGGTCCGAGTCAGGCCACTGGCCACACAGACCCAGGAGACCCAGGCAGGGACCCCTCTGCAGCAACCCCCTTCTCCCCAGTTGCACAGATCGTGACGGCCGCTGCCCTGGGCTCCTACCTCCAGGCCAGATGAAGGCAGGCACCTACAAGCTGTCCTTTGACACCGAGGGCTACTGGCAGAAGAGGGGCCAGGAAAGCTTCTACCCATACGTGGAG GTCGTTTTCACCATCACAAATGAGACCCACAAGTTCCACGTGCCACTGCTGCTGAGCCCGTGGTCTTACACCACATACCGAGGGAGCTAG
- the LOC101109035 gene encoding 5-hydroxyisourate hydrolase-like isoform X3 — protein sequence MSSGAAQRLQTLQRHVGFQEGRGMEPGSSPLTTHVLDTASGLPAQGLYLRLSRLEDCGQQWTELKKSCTDRDGRCPGLLPPGQMKAGTYKLSFDTEGYWQKRGQESFYPYVEAVCTPSAPSPRRSFSPSQMRPTSSTCHCC from the exons ATGAGCTCTGGGGCCGCCCAGAGGCTGCAGACACTCCAGCGACACGTGGGCTTCCAGGAG GGCAGAGGCATGGAGCCAGGCAGCAGCCCGCTGACCACACATGTGCTGGACACTGCCTCAGGGCTCCCGGCCCAAGGCCTCTACCTCCGTCTGTCCAGGCTCGAGGACTGTGGCCAACAGTGGACCGAGCTGAAGAAAAG TTGCACAGATCGTGACGGCCGCTGCCCTGGGCTCCTACCTCCAGGCCAGATGAAGGCAGGCACCTACAAGCTGTCCTTTGACACCGAGGGCTACTGGCAGAAGAGGGGCCAGGAAAGCTTCTACCCATACGTGGAG GCTGTGTGCACTCCCAGTGCCCCCTCTCCCCGCAGGTCGTTTTCACCATCACAAATGAGACCCACAAGTTCCACGTGCCACTGCTGCTGA